A window of the Magnetococcales bacterium genome harbors these coding sequences:
- a CDS encoding carboxypeptidase regulatory-like domain-containing protein, which yields MVGQRIKQQVLMMAFVLFGLVGAMGMAHAESISGQVGQRAIILVVNGTNAVLQATESSPVPGMMGQWNFSVSDLPVNQDLSVFLFTKGTLLPLRFNNRAKDAFQLLSGAAFNLGLLNIHETDGVVTPTNPPTTGLAVGSATALRSTVPFGSIQRTLMDRYATLDVPSLVDYGMSLAFGHGWMVAADAFFAKADEKATAAGDARKHATHVLHAISRIAALATNTAQSSSAGTTTYATAGATLGDLLAGFGCTRRHLGLEKMECPKTLPIASPTGQDLSGWLNAAMIPAFNDSLALLNELPTDMASFKVGDPGSQEPDETEIDYSDVLMFKGLLGMMLGQLYIDQAYDWNIDIDAAMGVNTEQLFLNNPNFGSLSPYASTNLAAAKSHWNMAADALLAAIPSIQAESDPQDDDLFTLEAREVADATKVLNDFKAALAGTAQITEGTRSMALNLAKWFDGVSLRGILPSFSGNKPSGLFPDATLGGVFPDGVYNFRHESLNQDVNQNGIPDILEDMVFVVPQATITVDGAPTDWGTLAPMLVDALGDQGDGFSGLDVTGIYLARDASQAYLRIDRASLQLPTGEYVNYWVNFMPVQAGGPAFSVELFQDATGVYARLYNTAANPRDYNAYVKLSDTLTVNTTTQTMEVAWPLSLIDPGATYELGFFTHHTVGLIWPQGGSNGDWSNNRPARVRFSPNAAQPVPLTVYPPALNRVVGGSGDLVVSGGVAPYRFDAGSALITVVGNNATATVTCAAEGGSTVLVQDNAAHSFSVPVTCTASSGGGGGTTTTIPMEPINMTVGGGRTLPLPTGSGTPTVTVTSGSDVITWNTSVTGVPITCQKAGSATLTVAFGTNQATTTVTCVDPATPVTSIDMTQWLFPANLTLVTHGRWQSSQPSNPMTEFSIQPSRAGGSATLMDRTVSVEQSTHGENYYTLDSNGLTFHGEKRVEPGQNRTTRFIDFGFKTQPDPVAGITAADLATSNFTVPSPLVPATVTNGYTHSQFSIRFPLDEDGKVKIDQWTITKSEITVTGNVNLLDSVPPTDLMNDEYFAHWRDSITDADLLSKVTHAAHIRMVETRYQPQGGAASSSQVNHVYLAQGLGVVFEHNQENDGMWKGSLRATVDAAGVLKSLTTDQVKARKVRIDGPAGVILKDAFVQTRAEHTSSAYASPHSHNATATFNETPGTSSALLTVFNRLNAPVGDEVTSLNVTFGAAGFVRKNLQVETASLTDPQVLTLSAADQGRNVSFRVVTASNTPVADAGIQILPFENGACVSGQGQYFGTDQEGKIAAVLADGTYCLGVWPNNGAGSFTGGWYKADAAAGTVNVQSGNLTTAAAFQVSPTSGELVLVVGGAGSSTGKKRITGILTDGTHGLVNADLIVYPANSQTPLVFHTTANGAFDVELDAGSYSFAFKYVGTGFVAMAYVASIGETTGLSRTQGMSQNLQNDLNLGTVSLTSAYNQTSGGGGDPGTTTKITVSGSVSGGQGALPNILVEFQPDWEHNTGVVDAASVKTDGAGHYSVDIYPGKYRVQFRSEYWDNATMSMVKVPGVLGQGGYADDKGGTVERSEDAKVFDFAQATTLNATMVSGMRISGKVVNANQQPVQGVRVELQPDWESTTGTSEWAQGTTDANGNYEIFVKKGSVYRVYFSTSYYDWQTQKQVKLDGLGGYSTGAADNKLNGASDTAKKYTFTADTTVNATLIAGLTIRGTVTTDGTTGIQDVTVRLQPEWDEETGSSGLWSETRTSATGQYEFSVQPGKYRIEFATSYWKWDTNPPQEVKLPGGLVGGYADGDGKVVHDWSSAKIFRVTGPLVVDARMVTGMTLSGKVVQANGTALAPVTGAEVSVHDKDWDTNFHARTDAEGNFSVLVVPNKEYRVEVWPSYCETGTGTGGSGQSSCNAVNFQGGSWITPPEASWVSRWVKDDSKTRPLVKASLVSTTDILTHNGISGQVAGVVPGMVMSQWEDHAVTNILMDKSLSIGVQVDAGKPIHGRVVNGANEGVPYAWVNTPLGGVATDQGGYFTLNLPSVNLTQGVNNTFDINISPSGHQDPQTGAWIEGTGFIGGAVVGNATDGYTVSSDGQQALAFEKDLTADATGEVAWPLMDLGNGTQGLLVRVGSGLSITGTIQDGSGNGIANLWVNAWSHDTRQGAGKASDSTGQYSLLIHKPAAGKVVWYEVNVWSESYLSPDPVLVKVEPQGVTGVYKRAKDKFVEAEDGYAKPVAGEVIQENPAGGVVVNFTLSTGNTISGRVTDGSNNGLAWTWVDIHSQDGSRWYGANTDENGNYRVTVAPANNYVGVVWGWSGLYRTTYYKNAGKEDEATLIDASGSKSPENVDFLMNAGAKISGTIAGLGKDTKVRVNVWSESERVWGGTEVVGTGSGAVSFEVSGLAQAGDYRLDWQSDVEDVPSGYYGGVAGGGASGPKSWEKATLLSTLNGNVTGVAVDLAAVTSKTLKVKVTGLVAGAKVDANVWSEELSAGRWKQGTADSTGQALIELKGLDASGKDYRLFVGGPDGGFKTGNFKGEVGASDYPATLGSLVGWDRATLLDMSSDHYVSMQVGSGRKVTVKVSGLKSGQKAWVDAFSETTWSWGGGEVSYGNGTSDQVEIKGLEAAEDYRISIWGGQIQGGTYAGNGKAPGAWESAELVNVTSGDATIDLVVSSGKSIAGTVNGMKKAQWGWVDAWSNSTYSWGGNAVQAAGSGADAYTIAGVGSATDFKVTFSADGYMTQKKSDVNTSGGDVTGVDFTASTGGSIAGTITGLKAQEWVRVDVWSPATDAFVVGGATADANGSAAYTLSGVPDGTDYVVGVWRGYQGVFYATGGVTPVWDNHSKVSVVNAGATKGIDFNLTAAGNLFYTLSGTVSGLAADQVVEINAWSSTGGSRTSVTGNANYTLEGLPAGNYTVEVSSSGYVSQRTKSVTVSDNKVTASSWTSGWNDVGTVSINGNTTGLNVAMLTGYAIKGTVTSGGNAVSGAWVNAWSSGNSMGGGAVTNTKGEFTIKGLSNATYKVDVWTLEGTAGTDVTVNGANQTGVTLTVVKAAGIVQGTVTSGGSAAGGAMVIAYDASGVEKDRAVANGTTGVYKLEGLEPNQSYTVKAFSATKVKNADWSVTSGYATGSVTATSAGATLDLSLNVTN from the coding sequence ATGGTCGGACAAAGGATCAAGCAACAGGTTTTGATGATGGCGTTTGTCCTGTTCGGTTTGGTGGGGGCCATGGGTATGGCGCACGCCGAGTCGATTTCGGGTCAGGTGGGCCAGAGGGCGATCATCCTGGTGGTGAATGGCACCAATGCGGTGCTTCAGGCCACGGAATCCAGCCCTGTCCCTGGCATGATGGGTCAGTGGAACTTTTCGGTCAGCGACCTTCCGGTGAATCAGGATCTGTCGGTGTTCCTGTTCACCAAGGGAACCCTGTTGCCCTTGCGGTTCAACAACCGCGCCAAGGATGCGTTCCAACTGCTTTCCGGAGCCGCCTTCAATCTTGGATTGCTCAACATCCACGAAACGGATGGGGTGGTCACTCCGACCAATCCTCCCACCACCGGTCTGGCTGTGGGATCTGCCACCGCGTTGCGTTCGACCGTCCCCTTTGGTTCCATCCAAAGAACCTTGATGGATCGTTACGCCACTCTGGATGTCCCCTCCCTGGTGGACTATGGCATGTCGTTGGCCTTCGGCCATGGCTGGATGGTGGCGGCGGATGCCTTTTTTGCCAAGGCCGATGAGAAAGCCACTGCCGCCGGGGATGCCCGCAAGCATGCCACCCACGTCCTGCACGCCATTTCCCGCATTGCCGCCCTCGCGACCAATACCGCCCAATCCTCTTCGGCTGGAACCACCACTTATGCCACGGCCGGCGCCACTCTGGGGGATCTGTTGGCCGGATTCGGTTGTACCCGTCGTCATCTGGGACTGGAGAAGATGGAGTGTCCCAAGACCCTGCCGATCGCCTCTCCGACCGGTCAGGATCTCAGCGGCTGGTTGAATGCCGCCATGATTCCGGCCTTCAACGATTCGTTGGCCCTGCTCAACGAGCTTCCCACGGATATGGCCTCTTTCAAGGTGGGGGATCCGGGCAGTCAGGAGCCGGATGAGACGGAGATCGACTACTCCGATGTGCTGATGTTCAAGGGTCTGCTGGGGATGATGCTGGGCCAATTGTATATCGATCAGGCTTATGACTGGAACATCGACATCGATGCCGCCATGGGCGTGAATACCGAACAACTCTTCTTGAACAATCCGAATTTCGGTTCCTTGTCCCCGTATGCCTCCACCAATCTGGCCGCGGCCAAAAGTCATTGGAACATGGCGGCGGACGCCTTGCTGGCTGCGATTCCATCCATTCAGGCGGAAAGCGATCCGCAAGACGATGATCTCTTCACCCTGGAGGCCCGGGAAGTCGCCGATGCCACCAAAGTCCTGAACGACTTCAAGGCCGCTTTGGCCGGGACCGCCCAGATCACGGAAGGCACCCGCTCCATGGCCCTGAATCTGGCCAAGTGGTTCGACGGGGTGAGCCTGCGGGGGATTCTGCCCTCTTTCAGCGGCAACAAGCCGTCTGGACTGTTCCCCGATGCCACCTTGGGGGGGGTGTTCCCGGATGGAGTCTACAATTTCCGGCACGAAAGCCTCAACCAGGATGTCAACCAGAACGGTATCCCGGATATTCTGGAGGATATGGTGTTCGTGGTGCCTCAGGCCACCATCACCGTGGATGGCGCCCCCACGGATTGGGGCACTTTGGCTCCGATGCTGGTGGATGCTTTGGGAGACCAGGGAGATGGTTTCTCGGGTCTGGATGTCACGGGGATCTATCTGGCCCGGGATGCCAGTCAGGCCTATCTGCGCATCGATCGCGCCTCCTTGCAACTGCCCACCGGTGAATACGTCAACTATTGGGTCAACTTCATGCCTGTCCAGGCGGGTGGACCGGCTTTCTCCGTGGAGCTGTTTCAGGATGCCACAGGGGTTTACGCCAGACTGTACAACACCGCCGCCAATCCCCGTGACTACAACGCCTATGTGAAGCTGTCGGATACCCTGACCGTCAACACCACCACCCAGACCATGGAGGTTGCTTGGCCGTTGTCGTTGATCGATCCGGGCGCCACCTATGAACTGGGTTTCTTTACCCACCATACGGTTGGTCTGATCTGGCCCCAGGGGGGCAGCAATGGGGACTGGAGCAACAATCGTCCCGCGCGGGTTCGTTTCTCTCCGAATGCGGCCCAACCGGTTCCGTTGACCGTTTATCCCCCCGCGTTGAATCGGGTGGTGGGCGGAAGCGGCGACCTCGTGGTGTCGGGTGGTGTCGCCCCCTATCGGTTTGACGCGGGCAGCGCGTTGATCACGGTCGTCGGGAACAACGCCACCGCTACCGTGACTTGCGCCGCAGAGGGTGGTTCCACCGTTCTGGTCCAGGACAATGCCGCGCACAGCTTTTCTGTGCCGGTCACGTGTACGGCCTCCAGCGGCGGAGGTGGCGGCACCACCACGACCATTCCCATGGAACCGATCAACATGACCGTGGGTGGCGGGCGTACCCTTCCCCTGCCCACCGGCAGTGGTACCCCGACTGTCACGGTCACCTCGGGGAGCGATGTGATCACCTGGAATACCTCCGTGACGGGGGTGCCCATCACCTGTCAGAAGGCGGGAAGCGCGACCCTGACGGTGGCCTTCGGGACCAATCAGGCCACCACCACGGTCACCTGTGTGGATCCTGCCACCCCGGTCACCTCCATCGACATGACCCAGTGGCTCTTTCCGGCGAATCTCACGTTGGTGACGCATGGCCGCTGGCAGTCCTCCCAGCCGTCCAACCCCATGACCGAATTCTCCATTCAACCCTCACGGGCCGGTGGCAGCGCCACGTTGATGGATCGTACCGTCTCCGTGGAACAGAGCACTCATGGAGAGAACTACTATACCCTGGACTCCAACGGACTGACGTTCCACGGGGAAAAAAGAGTGGAGCCGGGTCAGAACCGGACCACCCGTTTCATTGACTTTGGTTTCAAGACCCAACCCGATCCCGTCGCGGGCATTACCGCCGCGGATCTCGCCACCTCCAATTTCACCGTGCCCAGTCCGTTGGTGCCGGCAACCGTCACCAACGGGTACACCCATTCCCAGTTTTCGATCCGTTTCCCCCTGGATGAGGATGGCAAGGTCAAGATCGACCAGTGGACCATCACCAAGTCCGAGATCACCGTGACCGGAAACGTCAATCTGCTGGATTCCGTGCCGCCCACGGACCTGATGAACGACGAGTACTTCGCCCATTGGCGCGACTCGATCACCGATGCGGATCTTTTGAGCAAGGTCACCCACGCGGCCCATATACGGATGGTGGAGACCCGTTATCAACCCCAGGGTGGGGCCGCGTCCTCGTCCCAGGTCAATCATGTCTATTTGGCCCAGGGCCTGGGTGTGGTGTTTGAACACAATCAGGAAAACGATGGCATGTGGAAGGGATCTCTGCGGGCCACGGTGGATGCCGCCGGCGTGCTGAAGTCCCTGACCACGGATCAGGTCAAGGCCCGCAAGGTGCGGATCGATGGACCGGCGGGTGTGATTCTCAAGGACGCCTTTGTCCAGACCCGGGCCGAACACACCTCCAGCGCCTATGCGTCGCCCCATTCCCACAACGCCACCGCCACGTTCAACGAAACCCCCGGCACCAGCAGTGCCTTGTTGACTGTGTTCAATCGTCTCAATGCCCCGGTGGGAGATGAGGTCACCTCTCTGAATGTCACGTTCGGCGCGGCTGGATTTGTCCGCAAGAATCTCCAGGTGGAAACCGCCTCCTTGACGGATCCCCAGGTGTTGACCCTCAGTGCCGCGGATCAGGGCCGGAATGTCTCCTTCCGGGTGGTCACGGCCAGCAATACCCCGGTGGCGGATGCGGGTATCCAGATTCTGCCGTTTGAAAATGGCGCGTGCGTTTCCGGACAAGGCCAGTATTTCGGTACAGACCAGGAGGGCAAGATTGCCGCGGTGCTCGCCGATGGCACCTACTGTCTCGGGGTGTGGCCGAACAATGGTGCGGGTTCCTTCACCGGTGGTTGGTACAAAGCCGATGCCGCCGCGGGAACGGTCAATGTGCAGAGTGGCAATCTCACCACTGCCGCCGCCTTCCAGGTTTCCCCCACCAGTGGCGAGTTGGTGCTGGTGGTGGGGGGTGCCGGCTCCTCAACGGGCAAAAAACGGATCACCGGCATCCTCACCGACGGAACCCATGGTCTGGTCAACGCCGACCTGATCGTCTATCCCGCCAACAGTCAGACGCCGTTGGTGTTTCATACCACGGCCAACGGCGCTTTTGACGTGGAGTTGGATGCCGGTTCTTACAGCTTTGCCTTCAAATATGTGGGCACCGGTTTTGTGGCCATGGCCTATGTCGCCTCCATCGGCGAGACCACCGGTCTTTCCAGGACCCAGGGCATGAGTCAAAACCTTCAGAACGATCTCAATCTGGGCACCGTGTCGTTGACTTCAGCCTACAATCAGACCAGCGGTGGTGGTGGCGATCCGGGGACCACAACCAAGATTACGGTTTCCGGTTCGGTGAGTGGTGGTCAGGGGGCCTTGCCGAACATCCTGGTGGAATTCCAACCCGATTGGGAGCATAACACCGGGGTTGTGGATGCGGCTTCGGTGAAAACCGATGGGGCCGGACACTATTCGGTGGATATCTATCCGGGCAAATATCGCGTCCAGTTCCGCTCCGAATATTGGGACAACGCCACCATGTCGATGGTGAAAGTTCCTGGCGTGCTGGGGCAAGGCGGGTATGCCGACGACAAAGGCGGCACCGTCGAACGCTCCGAAGACGCGAAAGTGTTCGATTTCGCGCAGGCCACGACCCTCAATGCCACCATGGTCAGCGGGATGCGCATTTCGGGCAAGGTGGTCAATGCCAATCAGCAGCCGGTTCAGGGTGTGCGGGTGGAGCTGCAACCCGACTGGGAAAGCACCACGGGTACTTCCGAATGGGCACAGGGCACCACGGACGCCAATGGCAACTACGAGATTTTCGTCAAGAAGGGATCGGTCTATCGGGTCTACTTCAGCACCAGTTATTATGACTGGCAGACCCAGAAACAGGTCAAGCTGGACGGTCTGGGTGGTTACAGCACCGGTGCCGCGGACAACAAACTGAATGGTGCTTCCGACACCGCCAAGAAATATACATTCACCGCGGATACCACGGTCAACGCGACCTTGATCGCCGGTTTGACCATCCGGGGTACCGTGACCACGGATGGCACCACCGGAATCCAGGATGTGACGGTGCGTTTGCAACCCGAGTGGGATGAAGAGACCGGTTCTTCCGGTTTGTGGTCGGAGACCCGTACCAGTGCCACAGGTCAGTACGAGTTTTCGGTGCAGCCGGGCAAATACCGCATCGAGTTTGCCACCTCCTACTGGAAATGGGATACCAACCCGCCGCAAGAGGTGAAGTTGCCCGGTGGTTTGGTGGGTGGTTATGCGGATGGGGATGGCAAGGTGGTGCATGACTGGTCCAGTGCCAAGATTTTCCGGGTGACTGGTCCTTTGGTGGTGGATGCCCGCATGGTGACCGGCATGACCCTTTCCGGCAAAGTGGTGCAGGCCAATGGCACTGCGCTCGCCCCGGTCACGGGAGCCGAAGTGAGCGTGCATGACAAAGATTGGGATACCAATTTCCACGCCCGGACCGATGCGGAAGGCAACTTCTCCGTGCTGGTGGTCCCGAACAAGGAGTATCGGGTGGAGGTGTGGCCGTCCTACTGTGAGACCGGTACCGGCACCGGTGGCAGTGGTCAATCGTCTTGCAATGCGGTGAATTTCCAGGGCGGCAGTTGGATCACCCCCCCGGAAGCCTCCTGGGTGAGCCGTTGGGTGAAGGATGATTCCAAAACCCGGCCCCTGGTCAAGGCGAGTCTGGTGAGTACCACCGACATCCTGACCCATAACGGGATTTCCGGTCAGGTGGCGGGTGTGGTGCCGGGCATGGTAATGTCCCAGTGGGAAGACCATGCCGTGACCAATATCCTGATGGACAAATCGTTATCCATTGGCGTTCAGGTGGACGCGGGCAAGCCGATTCACGGACGGGTGGTCAATGGCGCGAATGAAGGTGTGCCTTATGCGTGGGTCAACACGCCTTTGGGTGGTGTGGCCACGGATCAGGGGGGGTATTTCACCCTGAATCTGCCCTCGGTGAATCTGACCCAGGGGGTGAACAACACCTTTGACATCAATATTTCCCCCAGTGGTCATCAGGATCCCCAAACCGGAGCCTGGATCGAGGGGACTGGATTCATCGGCGGGGCTGTGGTTGGCAATGCCACCGATGGTTATACCGTGTCCAGCGACGGGCAACAGGCTTTGGCGTTTGAAAAGGATCTGACCGCGGACGCCACCGGCGAAGTGGCTTGGCCGTTGATGGATCTGGGTAATGGAACCCAGGGATTGCTGGTACGTGTGGGCAGTGGTCTTTCCATCACCGGCACGATCCAGGATGGCTCGGGCAACGGGATTGCCAATCTGTGGGTCAATGCTTGGTCTCACGATACCCGCCAGGGCGCGGGCAAGGCTTCGGATTCCACGGGTCAATACTCTCTCCTGATCCACAAACCCGCTGCGGGCAAGGTGGTCTGGTACGAAGTCAATGTGTGGAGCGAGTCTTATTTGTCCCCGGATCCGGTTTTGGTGAAGGTGGAACCCCAGGGTGTAACCGGGGTGTACAAACGGGCCAAGGACAAGTTTGTTGAAGCGGAGGATGGTTATGCCAAGCCCGTCGCCGGTGAGGTGATTCAGGAGAATCCCGCCGGGGGCGTGGTCGTGAATTTCACCCTGAGCACCGGCAACACCATTTCTGGCCGTGTGACGGACGGGAGCAACAACGGTCTGGCCTGGACTTGGGTGGACATTCACAGTCAGGACGGAAGCCGTTGGTACGGAGCCAACACGGACGAAAACGGCAATTACCGAGTGACGGTGGCGCCGGCCAACAACTATGTGGGTGTGGTCTGGGGTTGGAGCGGTTTGTATCGCACCACCTATTACAAGAACGCGGGCAAAGAGGATGAAGCGACGCTGATCGACGCTTCGGGGAGCAAGAGTCCGGAGAACGTGGACTTTTTGATGAACGCGGGAGCGAAGATCAGCGGCACGATCGCGGGTCTTGGCAAGGATACGAAGGTGCGTGTGAACGTGTGGTCGGAGAGCGAACGGGTCTGGGGCGGGACCGAAGTGGTGGGGACCGGAAGCGGAGCGGTGAGCTTTGAGGTATCGGGTCTGGCCCAGGCGGGAGACTATCGTTTGGATTGGCAATCGGACGTGGAGGATGTGCCGTCGGGATATTATGGCGGTGTGGCCGGGGGAGGGGCGTCGGGTCCGAAGAGTTGGGAGAAGGCGACGCTGTTGAGCACCTTGAACGGCAACGTGACGGGTGTGGCGGTGGATTTGGCGGCGGTGACCTCGAAGACCTTGAAGGTGAAGGTGACGGGTCTGGTCGCCGGTGCGAAGGTGGATGCCAACGTCTGGTCGGAAGAGTTGAGCGCGGGTCGCTGGAAGCAGGGGACGGCGGACAGCACTGGTCAGGCGCTGATTGAACTGAAGGGTCTGGATGCCAGCGGGAAGGATTACCGGTTGTTCGTGGGTGGTCCGGATGGGGGCTTCAAGACGGGCAACTTCAAAGGAGAGGTGGGTGCCAGCGACTATCCGGCCACGCTCGGGAGTCTGGTGGGCTGGGATCGGGCGACGCTGCTGGACATGTCGAGCGATCATTATGTGTCCATGCAGGTGGGCAGTGGCCGCAAGGTGACGGTGAAGGTGTCTGGCCTGAAGAGCGGTCAGAAAGCGTGGGTAGATGCCTTCTCGGAGACGACGTGGTCGTGGGGCGGTGGAGAGGTGTCGTATGGAAACGGTACCAGCGATCAGGTGGAGATCAAGGGTCTGGAAGCGGCGGAGGATTACCGGATTTCCATCTGGGGTGGCCAGATTCAGGGTGGCACGTATGCCGGCAACGGCAAGGCGCCGGGAGCCTGGGAGAGCGCGGAGCTGGTGAATGTGACCAGTGGTGACGCGACGATCGATCTGGTGGTGTCGTCCGGCAAGTCGATCGCCGGTACGGTGAACGGCATGAAGAAGGCGCAATGGGGCTGGGTGGATGCCTGGTCCAACAGCACCTATTCCTGGGGCGGAAACGCGGTGCAGGCTGCGGGATCGGGTGCGGATGCGTACACGATCGCCGGTGTGGGTTCGGCAACGGACTTCAAGGTGACCTTCAGCGCGGACGGGTATATGACGCAGAAGAAGTCGGATGTGAACACCAGCGGCGGGGACGTGACGGGAGTGGATTTCACGGCTTCGACGGGAGGCAGCATTGCCGGAACCATCACGGGTCTGAAGGCCCAGGAGTGGGTACGGGTGGATGTGTGGTCGCCGGCCACGGACGCGTTCGTGGTGGGGGGAGCGACCGCGGATGCCAACGGATCGGCGGCCTATACGTTGAGCGGCGTGCCGGATGGAACCGACTACGTGGTGGGTGTGTGGCGTGGTTATCAAGGGGTGTTTTACGCCACGGGTGGCGTGACGCCGGTGTGGGATAATCACAGCAAGGTGAGTGTGGTCAACGCGGGAGCGACGAAGGGAATCGACTTCAATCTGACGGCGGCGGGCAATCTATTCTACACGCTGTCGGGAACGGTGAGCGGCTTGGCGGCGGATCAGGTGGTGGAGATCAACGCTTGGTCGTCGACGGGGGGATCCCGGACGAGTGTGACCGGGAATGCGAACTACACGCTGGAGGGATTGCCGGCGGGTAATTATACGGTGGAGGTGAGTTCGAGCGGGTATGTGTCGCAGCGGACCAAGAGTGTGACGGTGAGCGACAACAAGGTGACGGCGTCGAGCTGGACAAGCGGCTGGAACGATGTGGGAACGGTGTCGATCAACGGCAATACCACCGGCTTGAACGTGGCCATGTTGACGGGTTACGCGATCAAGGGCACGGTGACGAGTGGCGGCAACGCGGTGAGCGGGGCATGGGTGAACGCTTGGTCGTCTGGCAATTCCATGGGTGGCGGCGCGGTGACCAACACCAAGGGAGAGTTCACGATCAAGGGTTTGTCGAACGCGACCTACAAGGTGGACGTGTGGACGCTGGAAGGGACGGCGGGCACGGACGTGACGGTGAACGGGGCGAACCAGACCGGCGTGACGTTGACGGTGGTCAAGGCGGCGGGGATCGTTCAGGGCACGGTGACCAGCGGCGGCAGCGCGGCAGGTGGTGCGATGGTGATCGCGTATGACGCCAGTGGCGTGGAGAAGGACCGTGCGGTCGCCAATGGGACGACCGGGGTGTACAAGCTGGAGGGTCTGGAGCCGAACCAGAGCTATACGGTGAAAGCGTTCAGCGCCACCAAGGTCAAGAACGCGGATTGGAGCGTGACCAGTGGTTATGCCACGGGAAGTGTCACCGCCACCAGCGCAGGGGCCACTTTGGATTTGAGCCTGAACGTGACGAATTAA
- a CDS encoding ChaN family lipoprotein, translating to MIFLPLFLGLALLQWGVMGVIPIDINELMHLSDQSRLTEAQLIERLAAHRIVLIGESHDNPAHHGVQLRVIRALRARHPEMVVAMEMFPRTMQPELDRWVAGELSEEAFLDAVEWYFTWGFDFELYGPILRYARDERLPLLAMNLPREIVSRVRKTGLAALEPSIRDTLPSITPASTPYRIRLEEVFNSHPMMSKGGPFDSFVEAQTLWDGVMADSIQRWRAAHPHGVVVGLAGSGHLLMGHGIPHQLRARGVTDLVTLLPWTGSDSWIDPEAADYAWGTPEAPESPPPVRLGVILDEQRRDGAWVTGIQEESPAARAGLKSGDRLLRLNGREISTRHALVRLLQGVSQGSPVRLQREREGRTAEIELPMATSPSP from the coding sequence ATGATCTTTCTGCCGTTGTTTTTGGGGTTGGCTTTGCTGCAATGGGGGGTTATGGGTGTGATTCCAATCGACATCAACGAACTGATGCATCTGTCGGATCAATCCCGTCTCACCGAGGCGCAACTCATCGAGCGTCTTGCCGCTCATCGCATCGTGTTGATCGGCGAGTCCCACGACAATCCGGCTCATCACGGGGTGCAGTTGCGCGTGATCCGGGCCTTGCGCGCCCGTCATCCGGAGATGGTTGTGGCGATGGAGATGTTTCCCCGCACGATGCAGCCGGAACTGGATCGTTGGGTGGCCGGAGAGTTGAGCGAGGAGGCGTTCCTGGATGCGGTGGAATGGTATTTCACCTGGGGATTCGACTTTGAACTGTATGGACCGATTTTGCGTTACGCCCGTGACGAGCGTTTGCCACTGCTGGCCATGAACCTGCCCCGGGAGATCGTCTCCCGGGTGCGCAAGACAGGCCTGGCGGCCCTGGAACCATCCATCCGTGACACCCTGCCATCCATCACCCCTGCCAGCACACCCTATCGCATCCGGTTGGAGGAGGTGTTCAACTCCCATCCGATGATGTCGAAGGGGGGGCCATTCGACTCTTTTGTCGAGGCCCAGACCCTGTGGGATGGGGTGATGGCGGATTCGATCCAACGTTGGAGAGCAGCCCATCCCCATGGGGTGGTGGTGGGATTGGCGGGTTCCGGGCATCTGCTGATGGGACATGGCATTCCCCATCAATTGCGGGCGCGGGGCGTGACGGATCTGGTCACGTTGCTCCCTTGGACCGGATCGGACTCCTGGATCGATCCCGAGGCCGCCGACTATGCCTGGGGTACCCCCGAAGCCCCGGAATCCCCCCCGCCGGTGCGTCTTGGGGTGATTCTGGACGAGCAGCGTCGGGATGGGGCCTGGGTGACCGGCATTCAGGAGGAGTCACCGGCTGCCCGCGCCGGTCTGAAAAGCGGGGATCGGCTGTTGCGTCTGAACGGTCGGGAGATTTCAACCCGTCATGCCCTGGTGCGACTGCTGCAAGGGGTCTCCCAGGGATCGCCGGTGCGGTTGCAACGGGAACGCGAAGGACGGACAGCGGAAATCGAGCTTCCCATGGCGACATCCCCCTCCCCATGA